The Nocardioides sp. S-1144 genome includes a region encoding these proteins:
- a CDS encoding ECF transporter S component, giving the protein MSAAEKIALDPRALPLGGRTRVTLALASLVGLMMLCWPLLVRVAPGSESRIDPPFLFLVLLPVVIAVVLAEMSEGGMDSRVLAVLGVLAAINALMRVLSAGTAGVELVFFLLILSGRVFGAGFGFVLGVTSLFASALMTAGVGPWLPFQMLCAAWVGMGAGLLPRRVLGREVRGRGEIAVLAVYGVVAAYLFGALMNLSSWPFLLGVAVPGHEGNLSFDPAAGVLENLRTFGVYTLITSTGSFDTGRAITTAVAVVVLGPAVLATLRRASRRAIVQQVQTAP; this is encoded by the coding sequence GTGAGCGCCGCCGAGAAGATCGCCCTCGACCCCCGGGCCCTCCCGCTCGGCGGGCGCACCCGGGTGACCCTGGCGCTCGCCTCCCTCGTCGGGCTGATGATGCTCTGCTGGCCGCTCCTGGTGCGGGTCGCGCCGGGCTCGGAGTCGCGGATCGACCCGCCGTTCCTGTTCCTCGTGCTGCTGCCGGTGGTGATCGCCGTCGTGCTCGCGGAGATGAGCGAGGGCGGGATGGACTCCCGGGTGCTCGCCGTCCTGGGGGTGCTCGCCGCCATCAACGCGCTGATGCGGGTGCTCTCGGCGGGCACCGCCGGCGTCGAGCTGGTCTTCTTCCTGCTGATCCTGTCCGGGCGGGTCTTCGGCGCCGGGTTCGGCTTCGTGCTCGGCGTGACGTCGCTGTTCGCCTCCGCGCTGATGACCGCCGGCGTGGGTCCGTGGCTGCCCTTCCAGATGCTGTGCGCCGCGTGGGTCGGGATGGGGGCCGGGCTGCTGCCGCGCCGGGTGCTCGGTCGGGAGGTCCGGGGACGCGGGGAGATCGCGGTGCTGGCCGTCTACGGCGTCGTCGCGGCCTACCTCTTCGGTGCCCTGATGAATCTCTCGAGCTGGCCGTTCCTCCTCGGGGTGGCCGTGCCCGGACACGAGGGCAACCTCTCCTTCGACCCGGCGGCCGGCGTCCTGGAGAACCTGCGGACCTTCGGCGTCTACACGCTGATCACCTCCACCGGCAGCTTCGACACCGGTCGCGCCATCACCACCGCGGTGGCCGTCGTCGTCCTCGGCCCGGCGGTGCTGGCGACCCTGCGGCGGGCCTCGCGGCGGGCGATCGTGCAGCAGGTCCAGACCGCTCCCTGA
- the pstC gene encoding phosphate ABC transporter permease subunit PstC: MTTTLPDLDRTERSEADDQPRRLSRRSTGADAAFVWSVRVVGASVLVITGGVAIFLGAQLKPTLDRYGLAFFTTQEWSPDTDVVGIAAVMVGSIAIGLTAMAMAFPLAVLMALYVSEYAPARLRSTLVSVIDLMAAVPSIVYGLWAKDLIMPHSSALARWMHQHLGWIPLFDVPGTDPSAPIPDATRYISSSFCASIAVAMMVMPMACAVMRQVFSQTPQGEKEAALALGATKWGVVTNVVLPFGRGGMIGGTMLGLGRALGETIAVLLIISPAFDIKWSLTEVGSSSVSALIAGRFSDASDAQLSALLAAGFALFLLTLAVNTVAALIVNRSRSGEGVDA; encoded by the coding sequence GTGACGACCACACTGCCCGACCTCGACCGCACCGAGCGGTCCGAGGCCGACGACCAGCCGCGCCGGCTCTCGCGGCGCAGCACCGGCGCGGACGCCGCGTTCGTCTGGAGCGTGCGCGTCGTCGGCGCCTCGGTGCTCGTCATCACCGGCGGGGTGGCGATCTTCCTCGGCGCCCAGCTGAAGCCGACCCTGGACCGCTACGGCCTCGCCTTCTTCACCACCCAGGAGTGGTCGCCCGACACCGACGTCGTCGGGATCGCCGCGGTGATGGTGGGCTCGATCGCGATCGGCCTCACCGCGATGGCGATGGCCTTCCCGCTGGCGGTGCTGATGGCGCTCTACGTCAGCGAGTACGCGCCGGCCCGGCTGCGCAGCACGCTGGTCTCGGTGATCGACCTGATGGCGGCCGTGCCGTCGATCGTCTACGGCCTGTGGGCCAAGGACCTGATCATGCCGCACTCCTCGGCACTGGCCCGCTGGATGCACCAGCACCTCGGGTGGATCCCGCTGTTCGACGTCCCCGGCACCGACCCGAGCGCTCCGATCCCCGACGCCACGCGCTACATCTCCTCCTCGTTCTGCGCCTCGATCGCGGTCGCGATGATGGTGATGCCGATGGCGTGCGCCGTCATGCGGCAGGTCTTCTCCCAGACCCCCCAGGGCGAGAAGGAGGCGGCGCTGGCCCTCGGCGCCACGAAGTGGGGCGTCGTCACCAACGTCGTGCTGCCCTTCGGGCGCGGCGGCATGATCGGCGGGACGATGCTCGGCCTGGGCCGCGCGCTCGGCGAGACGATCGCGGTGCTGCTCATCATCTCGCCGGCCTTCGACATCAAGTGGAGCCTGACGGAGGTCGGGTCGAGCAGCGTGAGCGCCCTCATCGCGGGCCGGTTCAGCGACGCCTCCGACGCCCAGCTCTCCGCCCTCCTCGCCGCCGGGTTCGCCCTCTTCCTGCTCACCCTGGCCGTCAACACCGTCGCCGCGCTGATCGTGAACCGGAGTCGTTCCGGCGAGGGGGTGGACGCCTGA
- a CDS encoding ABC transporter ATP-binding protein: MTDLLSLRAITFGYEAGAPILDDVHLDVDEGELLLVSGPTGVGKSTLLGVVTGLVPRFSGGVLRGDLLLDGTSIIDTPPRERAHAIGYVGQDPVAGFVTDSAEEELAYGMEQLGLPPETMRRRVEETLDLLGIAHLRRRDLHTLSGGEQQRVAIGSVLTMHPRLLVLDEPTSALDPTAAEEVLATITRLVHDLGVSVLLAEHRLERVVPFADRMVLLTGAGRVDVGAPADLLATSPVVPPIVALGRAAGWSPLPLSVREARRPARALVLTPPAEVPPPAPDPLLTASGVGVSVGGTVALRGADLTLDAGRVTALMGRNGAGKSTLLWTLQGTRKRQAGRVRVGREDAAADPAALDAAGRRGLVGLLPQTASDLLYLETVAEECAAGGAGARAILDRLAPGIDDEHHPRDLSEGQRLALALALVLAPEPRVVLLDEPTRGLDYAAKGELARILRDLAGRGHAVLVATHDVEFTAIAADDVVVLAEGEVVSAGPTRRVVAESPAFAPQVMKVLGSPWLRVDEVVAAMGTRP; the protein is encoded by the coding sequence GTGACCGACCTCCTCTCGCTGCGCGCGATCACCTTCGGCTACGAGGCCGGTGCGCCGATCCTCGACGACGTGCACCTCGACGTCGACGAGGGCGAGCTGCTGCTCGTCTCGGGGCCGACCGGCGTCGGCAAGTCGACGCTGCTCGGCGTCGTGACGGGGCTCGTCCCGCGCTTCAGCGGGGGAGTGCTGCGCGGGGACCTGCTGCTCGACGGCACCAGCATCATCGACACCCCGCCGCGCGAGCGGGCCCACGCCATCGGCTACGTCGGCCAGGACCCCGTCGCGGGGTTCGTGACCGACAGCGCCGAGGAGGAGCTCGCCTACGGGATGGAGCAGCTCGGGCTCCCGCCGGAGACGATGCGCCGCCGCGTCGAGGAGACCCTCGACCTCCTCGGCATCGCGCACCTGCGCCGCCGCGACCTGCACACCCTGTCCGGTGGGGAGCAGCAGCGCGTCGCCATCGGCTCGGTGCTCACCATGCACCCCCGGCTGCTGGTGCTCGACGAGCCCACCTCCGCGCTCGACCCCACCGCCGCCGAGGAGGTGCTGGCCACGATCACCCGGCTGGTCCACGACCTCGGCGTCTCGGTGCTGCTCGCCGAGCACCGCCTCGAGCGGGTGGTGCCGTTCGCCGACCGGATGGTCCTGCTCACCGGCGCCGGACGGGTCGACGTCGGCGCGCCGGCCGACCTGCTGGCCACCTCGCCGGTCGTGCCCCCGATCGTCGCGCTGGGCCGCGCGGCCGGCTGGTCGCCGCTGCCGCTGAGCGTCCGCGAGGCCCGCCGTCCGGCCCGCGCGCTGGTGCTCACCCCGCCCGCCGAGGTGCCCCCGCCCGCCCCCGACCCGCTGCTCACCGCGAGCGGCGTGGGGGTGAGCGTCGGCGGCACGGTCGCCCTGCGCGGCGCCGACCTCACCCTGGACGCCGGCCGCGTGACCGCCCTCATGGGCCGCAACGGCGCCGGCAAGTCCACCCTGCTCTGGACCCTCCAGGGCACCCGCAAGCGGCAGGCCGGCCGGGTCCGGGTGGGTCGCGAGGACGCCGCCGCCGACCCGGCCGCGCTCGACGCCGCCGGGCGCCGCGGCCTGGTCGGGCTGCTGCCGCAGACGGCGTCGGACCTGCTCTACCTCGAGACGGTCGCCGAGGAGTGCGCCGCCGGGGGAGCGGGCGCCCGGGCGATCCTCGACCGGCTCGCGCCCGGCATCGACGACGAGCACCACCCGCGCGACCTGTCCGAGGGCCAGCGCCTGGCCCTCGCCCTCGCGCTGGTGCTCGCGCCCGAGCCGCGCGTCGTCCTGCTCGACGAGCCGACCCGCGGCCTCGACTACGCCGCCAAGGGCGAGCTCGCCCGGATCCTGCGCGACCTCGCCGGCCGCGGGCACGCCGTCCTGGTGGCGACGCACGACGTCGAGTTCACCGCGATCGCCGCCGACGACGTCGTCGTGCTGGCCGAGGGCGAGGTCGTCTCGGCCGGCCCGACCCGGCGCGTGGTGGCCGAGTCGCCGGCCTTCGCCCCCCAGGTGATGAAGGTCCTCGGCAGCCCGTGGCTGCGCGTCGACGAGGTCGTGGCCGCGATGGGGACGCGACCGTGA